A window of Kangiella sp. TOML190 genomic DNA:
TGGCCCAAACCATTCTTGCGTTAGATCATTAATGGAGCCGATTTTAAAGGCCGTCGGCGCAATAAAGTGTCCATCCGCTAGGTCGCTAGGCATTGGCGTTTCGGCAATCAATTTGCCCGCGGCTTTAAGTTCCTGTACATGAGACAGTAACTCTTCCTTAGCTGCTTGGTCAATAACTGGCCCCAGATCGGTTTTTAGCTTGGTGGGGTCGCCAATTTTGAGTTCCTGCATAGCGCCTGATAGCACCTCGATAATGCGGGGTGCAATATCTTCTTGCACATATAGCAGGCGCAAAGCTGAACAGCGTTGACCGGCGCTGGTAAAGGCTGAATGAATCACATCTTCGATCACCTGCTCAGGCAGTGCCGAACTATCCACGATCATGGCGTTTTGACCACCGGTTTCGGCGATTAACGGCGCTATCACGCTATCACGCGCCGCTAGGGTGCGATTGATGGTATGAGCAGTATCGGTGGAACCGGTAAAGGCAACTCCAGCAATACGAGGATCGGATAATACGGTTTTACCAAAAGTCGAGCCGCGACAAGGCACAAATTGTAATACCCCTTTAGGAATTCCTGCTTGATGCATCAGTTGAATCGCCCGATAAGCCACTAGCGTGGTTTGATCGGCAGGTTTTGCTAATACTGTGTTGCCCGCCACCAGCGCTGCTACCACTTGGCCGGTGAAAATCGCTAGCGGGAAATTCCAAGGGCTGATACAGGCGAAAACGCCACGGCCTTGTAAATACAAATCGTTGGATTCACCCGTAGGGCCTGGCAGTGAAGTTTCTTGCGCGAAATCTTGCCGCGCACGATTAGCATAATAGCGACAAAAATCTACCGCTTCACGAACTTCATCGATGCTATCTTGCATGGTTTTTCCACCATCGCGGCTACATAAGGCAATCAACTCATGTTTATGCTGCTCGAATAAATCGGCAATGGTATCAAGAACTTCGGCCCGTTTTTCCGCCGGTGTCATGTCCCAAGCGATAAAGCTTTTCTGTGCGACGGCTAGTGCCTCAAGCGCTTGTTTTTCATCGGCTTTATGCTTAGTGCCAATTTGATGGCTCTGATCATAAGGACAGTAAATATTTTCTTGTGTGCTGCTAAGTTCTTTGCCATTGATAATCGGCTTGGCATGCCATTGTTCATTCAAATGGCTCGCTACTTTTTGCATAAAAGGTTCAATTTCGCTATTGATATGCAAGTTGGTTCCAGCCGAATTTAGGCGGGGACGAACACCTTCCTGAGCGTAAATTTCTGGCGGCAGAGGAATGCGATTATTATGCAACGTTGGATAGGCTTTAAGCACAATTGAAGGATGCTCGACTAAATCAATCACAGGCGTGTTTTTATCCACCAGCTGGTGAACGAACGAAGTGTTGGCGCCATTTTCCAGTAGGCGTCGAACGAGGTAAGGTAATAAGTCTTTATGGTTACCCACGGGAGCATAAATACGGCAGCGTAAGCCTGGATATTGCTTTAAAATTAGATCGTAGAGGACTTCGCCCATGCCGTGTAAACGTTGGAATTCAAAGTCGCGGCGCTCACCCGCCATTTGCATAATGCTAAAAACCGTTTGCGCATTATGAGTGGCAAATTGCGGATAAAAACTTGATTCGGTATTTAAGATAAATTTAGCGCAGGCTAAATAAGAAACGTCGGTGGCGGCTTTGCGAGTAAAAACTGGATAGCTTGCAAGGCCAGCTTGTTGTGACCATTTGATTTCAGAATCCCAGTAGGCGCCTTTAACCAGACGCAACGGAATCCGGCGCTGATGCTTTTTCGAAAGCGCATCAAGCCAGCCTAATACCGGCAAGGCGCGTTTAGAGTAGGCCTGAACTACCATGCCAAAGCCATCCCAACCACGGCAAATATCCGAATCGAAGACCGCTTCGAAAATGTCTAAAGATAGTTCCAAACGATCCGCTTCTTCAGCATCGATTGTAATGGCGACGTCTAGTTCGCGGGCTTGTTTTGCTAAGGTTTTGACCACGCTCACCATTTCCGTCAATACGCGATCTTTTTGTGCCACTTCGTAGCGCGGGTGCAAGGCCGACAACTTGATCGAAATGCTTGGCGCTAACTGACCATCTTGGGTTTTAGCTGAGCCAATTTCGTTAATGGCTTTGGAGTAGGCTTCAAAATATTTACGTGCATCATCGGCCGTAAAAGCCGCTTCACCCAACATATCGAAGGAATGGGTATAACCTTTTTCAACGCTTTTTTGGCCGCGTTGCATGGCTTCTTCGATGTTACGACCTAACACGAATTGTCGCCCCATGATTTTCATTGCTTGGTTCATGGCGTTACGAATCACCGGCTCGCCAAATTTTGAAACCAATCCACCCAGCATGGTATCGGGCTTACCATCGCCATCTTGATCCACATCAACGATTTTACCGGTTAACATCAAGCCCCAAGTCGAAGCGTTTACCAACATCGACTCGCTCTCGCCGGCGTGTTTTTTCCAGTCGGCTTCGCTGAGTTTGTCGCGGATCAAGGAGTTAGCTACTTTCGAGTCCGGGATCCGTAGTAAGGCCTCGGCCAAACACATTAAGATCACACCTTCTTTGGTGCTCAAGCTGTATTGTTGTAAAAAGGCTTCAACCCCTTCTTTGGATTTGCCACTGCCACGAATTTCTTCCACCAGTTGCGATGCCTGTTTGGTAATGGTATTGATGGTGCCTTGATCGGGGGTGGCAAGTTCAAGTAGCTCTTCAAGATAAGCCGACTCATCCACTTGGTAGTTGTTAGTGATGACCTGTTGCCACTGCTCAAGATCTAGCGGAGCTTGAGCAAGAATTTGACTAGCTTTAAACATTGTTCGGGACTCTTAACAAAAAAGTAAAAAATTAACGCCAGCCAGAGCGCTGACGGCGGCCATAGGCGGTGCGCGTAATAAGCCAGGCAATAAACATGCTGACTAAAACGGTTAGCGCGCCGGCATAAAAGACATCTTTTCGGAAGCGAGATTTTTGGAGATCAGCTTGTTGGCTTAGTTGATCCACTTGATTTTCCAGCTCCGAAACTTTCAATTGTAGTTCTTCGTTTTGCTCGACGATAGTCTTTTTATCGCTGAGTTGTTGCTCAAAGTTTTGTAGCTGTTGTTTGAGTTGATTGGTTTCGTTTTGCAACCCTTGATATTGGGAAAGCACCGTTTCTTTACTACTGACGTATTCGCTTTTGATCCAGCCTGTAGTTTTGCCGTCTTTGGTTCGGACTTGACTGGATTTATTGGTTGCGTCGTTTTGTAATACGGTAATGGAGGTGCCGGCGCGTAAACTACCAATCACTCGATAACGATTGGTCGGGCCGCTGCGTAAGGTAACGCCGATTTCATCGGAAACGTACGATTCTGCAGCTCCAACTGCCGGAGTAAAACCGAAGTTAAGACCTATCGCTAGACAGATCATGGATATCAATCTTGACATAAAAATTCCTTGGCTTGGCCAGCTTTAGGGTACGTTAGC
This region includes:
- the putA gene encoding bifunctional proline dehydrogenase/L-glutamate gamma-semialdehyde dehydrogenase PutA, producing MFKASQILAQAPLDLEQWQQVITNNYQVDESAYLEELLELATPDQGTINTITKQASQLVEEIRGSGKSKEGVEAFLQQYSLSTKEGVILMCLAEALLRIPDSKVANSLIRDKLSEADWKKHAGESESMLVNASTWGLMLTGKIVDVDQDGDGKPDTMLGGLVSKFGEPVIRNAMNQAMKIMGRQFVLGRNIEEAMQRGQKSVEKGYTHSFDMLGEAAFTADDARKYFEAYSKAINEIGSAKTQDGQLAPSISIKLSALHPRYEVAQKDRVLTEMVSVVKTLAKQARELDVAITIDAEEADRLELSLDIFEAVFDSDICRGWDGFGMVVQAYSKRALPVLGWLDALSKKHQRRIPLRLVKGAYWDSEIKWSQQAGLASYPVFTRKAATDVSYLACAKFILNTESSFYPQFATHNAQTVFSIMQMAGERRDFEFQRLHGMGEVLYDLILKQYPGLRCRIYAPVGNHKDLLPYLVRRLLENGANTSFVHQLVDKNTPVIDLVEHPSIVLKAYPTLHNNRIPLPPEIYAQEGVRPRLNSAGTNLHINSEIEPFMQKVASHLNEQWHAKPIINGKELSSTQENIYCPYDQSHQIGTKHKADEKQALEALAVAQKSFIAWDMTPAEKRAEVLDTIADLFEQHKHELIALCSRDGGKTMQDSIDEVREAVDFCRYYANRARQDFAQETSLPGPTGESNDLYLQGRGVFACISPWNFPLAIFTGQVVAALVAGNTVLAKPADQTTLVAYRAIQLMHQAGIPKGVLQFVPCRGSTFGKTVLSDPRIAGVAFTGSTDTAHTINRTLAARDSVIAPLIAETGGQNAMIVDSSALPEQVIEDVIHSAFTSAGQRCSALRLLYVQEDIAPRIIEVLSGAMQELKIGDPTKLKTDLGPVIDQAAKEELLSHVQELKAAGKLIAETPMPSDLADGHFIAPTAFKIGSINDLTQEWFGPVLHLVTYKAKELDKVIAQINNYGYGLTLGIHSRNEKTATYIDKRVRVGNVYINRNMIGATVGVQPFGGQGLSGTGPKAGGPHYLHRFATEHTRTNNTAAIGGNATLLSLGDDQ
- a CDS encoding TIGR04211 family SH3 domain-containing protein, coding for MSRLISMICLAIGLNFGFTPAVGAAESYVSDEIGVTLRSGPTNRYRVIGSLRAGTSITVLQNDATNKSSQVRTKDGKTTGWIKSEYVSSKETVLSQYQGLQNETNQLKQQLQNFEQQLSDKKTIVEQNEELQLKVSELENQVDQLSQQADLQKSRFRKDVFYAGALTVLVSMFIAWLITRTAYGRRQRSGWR